TATAATCGGAGATCTTTACCACCTGATCTTCGTTAATTAACCCTGACTGCTGCCACTTCCGCAGATAACGCATCAACCGCCCCATGCGCATATAGCCTCCTTTAATTAATTTATTATACCATTCCCACATAAATAACAAACAAAAAAGGCATTCACCTCTGTTACTAACTCGGCCCTAAAAGAGTAGTTAGTAACGAGACAAACGCCTATTATTAAATCTAATATTTACTGCTCTAACTTACCTGCATCAACTAATTCTTTCCTAATAGTCACCAAACCAGCAAAATCAGGATTAATAGATGCCCCAATGCGATAATAATTTAAGGCTGAATCATAATCCTGTCTTTGCAAATAAATTCTAGATAAACCACAGATTGCCCCCAAATCTTTAGGATTAACCTCATATCCCTTAAGAAATTCTTCAAAGGCTTTGTCCAGATTTCCTTCTTTAATAAGAATAAGATTTGCCCTGTACACATGGACTTGAGAAAATGATTCTTTGTCTGACCGAAGCGAAGACTTTCTGTCTAAAGCCAATTCGGCTTTATTTAAATCTTTAACTGCCATGCCTAAATCGTTCTTCTCAATATCGTTGATTAACAGAGTAAAATACCATGCCGGACTATGATATAGATATAAAAGAGGAAATGCGGATTTATTAGTTACTGCAACAGTCATATATCCGGGAGTTCCCACAACATCAAAATTAGGCTGCATATCAGGCATAAAGCTGTCCATCGAGTTTGCCTTCATAAGACAATCTAATCCTTTATCACTATTATTATTCATGTAATACATTGAACCTAAGTTGCCATATGCCTGAGAAAAGTAAGGAAGAAGGCTGAGTGCCTTATCGTAATATTCTTTTTCCATCTGCTGATTGCCAAATTTCCCATACATGCTTCCCAGATTAAAAAAAATTACACCTCGTGAAGGAACTTCTTCTTTATACGCTACCTTTTCTAATATTGCTATAGCCTTAGCATATTCTCCGTCGCAAGCATAAGCTACTCCCAAATTACAAGCACAACCCAAATGCTCCGGATTAATTTTTAAACAATCTTCCAGCTTCAAAGATGCTTCATAGAAAAAACCATTTT
This sequence is a window from Candidatus Omnitrophota bacterium. Protein-coding genes within it:
- a CDS encoding tetratricopeptide repeat protein; its protein translation is MVRIMGMRWVHFLKIKKVGKQARFFLCIVLFSLIYGKAYCQDAEALFKSGTDFIKNGFFYEASLKLEDCLKINPEHLGCACNLGVAYACDGEYAKAIAILEKVAYKEEVPSRGVIFFNLGSMYGKFGNQQMEKEYYDKALSLLPYFSQAYGNLGSMYYMNNNSDKGLDCLMKANSMDSFMPDMQPNFDVVGTPGYMTVAVTNKSAFPLLYLYHSPAWYFTLLINDIEKNDLGMAVKDLNKAELALDRKSSLRSDKESFSQVHVYRANLILIKEGNLDKAFEEFLKGYEVNPKDLGAICGLSRIYLQRQDYDSALNYYRIGASINPDFAGLVTIRKELVDAGKLEQ